One Aliidiomarina minuta genomic region harbors:
- the thrS gene encoding threonine--tRNA ligase, with translation MPVITLPDGSKREFDRPVSVLDIAMDIGPGLAKATVAGRVDGHLVDATDPIEHDARVEIITPKNHEGVEIIRHSCAHLLGHAIKQLWPDTKMAIGPTIDNGFYYDVDIDQPLSQEDLDAIEARMKQLAKTEYDVVKKTVSWEEARETFVERSEPYKVEILDENIQRDDRPGLYHHEEYVDMCRGPHVPNMRFCKHFKVMKVAGAYWRGDSDNKMLQRIYGTAWSDKKELKAYLTRLEEAEKRDHRKIGKAQDLFHWQEEAPGMVFWHHNGWTIFQELEKFIREKLWEYDYDEVKGPLMMDRVLWEKSGHWEKFGDLMFTTHSEARDYAIKPMNCPGHVQIFNQGLKSYRDLPLRMAEFGCCHRNEPSGALHGLMRVRGFTQDDAHVFCTEAQIQDEVAACIRMVYETYEAFGFDNVDVKLSTRPEKRLGDDAMWDRAETALAQALKSHDIEFDYLPGEGAFYGPKIEFTLFDCLGRHWQCGTIQLDFALPNRLGATYVGEDNERHTPVMIHRAILGSLERFMGILIEEYAGLFPTWLSPTQVVVMNITDKQSEYAKKVVTELKKKGFRVTADLRNEKIGFKIREHTLQRVPYLVVVGDKEVENGELAVRTRKGDDLGTFSIEDFTAHLAEDVNTRKLS, from the coding sequence ATGCCTGTAATTACACTTCCCGACGGTAGTAAACGCGAATTTGATCGTCCTGTTTCTGTTCTTGATATCGCTATGGACATTGGTCCTGGCCTGGCTAAAGCCACAGTTGCCGGCCGTGTGGATGGTCATTTGGTCGACGCCACCGACCCGATTGAACATGACGCCCGCGTTGAAATCATCACCCCGAAGAATCATGAAGGGGTGGAGATTATCCGTCACTCCTGTGCGCATTTGTTAGGCCATGCCATTAAGCAGCTATGGCCAGATACCAAAATGGCAATAGGTCCTACCATAGACAATGGCTTTTATTACGATGTGGACATTGATCAGCCGTTAAGCCAGGAAGACTTAGACGCTATTGAAGCCCGTATGAAGCAGCTGGCTAAAACTGAATACGATGTGGTTAAGAAAACAGTTAGCTGGGAAGAAGCCCGGGAAACCTTTGTTGAGCGCAGCGAACCTTATAAAGTAGAGATTCTGGACGAAAACATTCAACGCGATGATCGTCCGGGGTTATATCACCACGAAGAATATGTCGATATGTGCCGCGGTCCGCACGTACCTAACATGCGTTTTTGTAAACACTTCAAGGTGATGAAAGTAGCCGGCGCTTATTGGCGCGGCGATTCTGACAACAAGATGCTACAGCGTATTTATGGTACGGCCTGGAGCGACAAGAAAGAGCTTAAGGCGTACCTGACACGTTTAGAAGAAGCCGAAAAGCGTGATCACCGTAAAATTGGTAAAGCACAGGATTTATTCCACTGGCAGGAAGAAGCCCCTGGCATGGTATTCTGGCATCACAACGGCTGGACCATTTTCCAGGAGCTGGAAAAATTCATTCGTGAAAAGCTGTGGGAATATGACTACGACGAAGTCAAAGGTCCTTTAATGATGGACCGGGTGTTGTGGGAAAAATCAGGCCACTGGGAAAAGTTTGGTGATTTGATGTTTACCACTCATTCTGAAGCCCGCGACTATGCGATTAAACCTATGAACTGCCCAGGGCATGTGCAGATATTCAATCAGGGTTTGAAGTCCTACCGTGATTTGCCGTTGCGTATGGCTGAGTTTGGTTGCTGTCACCGTAATGAACCTTCGGGCGCTCTGCATGGCCTGATGCGGGTTCGTGGTTTCACCCAGGACGACGCCCACGTATTCTGTACTGAAGCTCAGATCCAGGACGAAGTAGCCGCCTGTATTCGTATGGTGTACGAGACTTATGAAGCCTTTGGTTTCGACAATGTAGATGTCAAACTCTCGACCCGCCCGGAGAAGCGTCTGGGCGATGATGCCATGTGGGACCGCGCCGAAACGGCGCTGGCCCAGGCACTGAAGAGTCATGATATTGAATTTGACTATCTGCCAGGCGAGGGCGCTTTTTATGGGCCTAAGATCGAATTTACACTCTTTGATTGTTTAGGTCGCCACTGGCAATGCGGTACTATCCAGCTAGACTTTGCGTTACCTAATCGTCTGGGCGCAACCTATGTAGGCGAAGATAACGAACGGCATACGCCGGTTATGATTCACCGGGCTATTTTAGGTTCGCTGGAACGTTTTATGGGTATTCTGATAGAAGAATATGCGGGTCTGTTCCCAACCTGGCTGTCACCGACCCAGGTTGTAGTGATGAATATCACCGATAAACAGTCCGAATATGCAAAGAAAGTGGTCACAGAGCTTAAAAAGAAAGGATTTCGCGTGACGGCTGACTTGCGAAATGAGAAGATAGGCTTTAAAATTCGCGAACATACATTACAGCGTGTACCTTATTTGGTCGTTGTCGGTGATAAAGAAGTCGAAAACGGCGAATTAGCGGTGCGTACCCGTAAAGGCGATGATCTGGGCACATTCAGCATCGAAGACTTTACCGCGCATTTAGCAGAAGATGTAAATACACGTAAGTTATCTTAA
- the infC gene encoding translation initiation factor IF-3 — MEEYTIKGGKRGQKVDKTRINDDITAPEIRLIDLEGEQAGIVSLNEALDAAAEAGVDLVEISPNAEPPVCRVMDYGKFLYEKSKEQKEAKKKQKQIQVKEVKFRPGTDEGDYQVKLRNLRRFLEGGDKTKVTIRFRGREMAHQELGTELLERVKTDLEDIALCEFFPRRAEGRQMIMVLAPNKK; from the coding sequence TTGGAGGAATACACAATTAAAGGCGGAAAAAGAGGCCAGAAGGTCGATAAAACCCGAATTAATGATGACATCACAGCCCCTGAAATTCGTTTAATCGATTTAGAGGGTGAGCAAGCTGGCATCGTAAGTTTGAACGAAGCACTAGACGCTGCAGCAGAAGCGGGGGTAGACCTCGTCGAGATCAGTCCTAATGCAGAACCGCCAGTGTGTCGCGTAATGGATTACGGTAAGTTCCTGTACGAAAAAAGCAAGGAACAGAAAGAGGCGAAGAAGAAGCAAAAACAGATTCAGGTTAAGGAAGTTAAATTCCGGCCTGGAACTGATGAAGGCGATTACCAGGTAAAACTGCGCAACCTGCGTCGCTTTCTTGAGGGTGGTGACAAAACAAAAGTCACTATACGTTTCCGTGGCCGGGAAATGGCACATCAGGAACTGGGTACTGAGCTGTTGGAACGGGTCAAAACTGACCTTGAAGACATTGCTTTGTGCGAGTTCTTCCCTCGCCGGGCTGAAGGTCGCCAGATGATTATGGTGCTGGCACCTAATAAGAAGTGA
- the rpmI gene encoding 50S ribosomal protein L35: protein MPKMKSVKSASKRFKKTASGGFKCKQSHLRHILTKKSSKRKRHLRAKSMVHQNDKALVVRMLPYA, encoded by the coding sequence ATGCCTAAAATGAAATCTGTAAAAAGCGCTAGCAAGCGTTTCAAGAAAACTGCTTCAGGTGGTTTTAAGTGCAAGCAGTCTCACCTGCGTCACATACTGACCAAAAAGAGCTCTAAGCGTAAGCGTCACCTGCGTGCCAAGTCCATGGTACACCAGAATGATAAAGCCCTAGTTGTTCGTATGTTGCCGTACGCATAA
- the rplT gene encoding 50S ribosomal protein L20, translating into MARVKRGVVARARHKKILKQAKGYYGARSRVFRVAKQAVTKAGQYAYRDRRVKKRTFRQLWIVRINAAARQSGLSYSRFINGLKKASVEIDRKILADIAVHDQAGFAALVAKAKEGLA; encoded by the coding sequence ATGGCACGAGTAAAACGTGGTGTCGTCGCGCGAGCGCGTCACAAGAAAATACTGAAGCAAGCGAAAGGTTATTATGGTGCACGTAGTCGTGTTTTCCGTGTAGCAAAACAGGCTGTCACGAAAGCAGGTCAATACGCATACCGTGACCGTCGTGTGAAGAAACGCACATTCCGCCAACTGTGGATTGTTCGTATCAACGCTGCGGCGCGTCAAAGTGGTTTATCTTACAGCCGTTTCATTAATGGTCTGAAGAAAGCTTCTGTAGAAATCGATCGTAAAATTCTGGCTGATATCGCGGTTCATGACCAGGCAGGTTTTGCTGCTCTGGTTGCGAAAGCTAAAGAAGGTCTGGCGTAA
- the pheS gene encoding phenylalanine--tRNA ligase subunit alpha: MQLNEILAQAKTAVAEAQSPAALDEVRVNYMGKKGLLTEQLKQLGKLSAEERPKAGQLINQAKQELQQILNARNEELKKAELDQKLAAERIDVTLTGRRSETGALHPVTRTIQRIEDYFGQLGFSVKEGPEVEDDFHNFDALNIPAQHPARADHDTFYFTPTTMLRTQTSGVQIRTMETEQPPLRIISPGRVYRNDYDQTHTPMFHQVEGLMVDTDVSFTELKGILHDFLHHFFEEDLEIRFRPSYFPFTEPSAEVDVRRAGGSWLEVLGCGMVHPNVLKSVGIDSEKYTGFAFGMGVERLTMLRYGVSDLRAFFENDLRFLKQFK, translated from the coding sequence ATGCAGTTAAACGAGATATTGGCGCAAGCCAAAACAGCGGTTGCTGAGGCGCAGTCGCCCGCCGCGCTCGACGAAGTACGGGTCAATTATATGGGCAAGAAAGGCCTGTTGACCGAACAGTTGAAGCAATTAGGCAAGTTATCTGCAGAAGAGCGTCCTAAAGCGGGGCAGCTGATTAACCAGGCCAAGCAGGAATTGCAGCAAATTCTGAATGCACGCAATGAAGAACTGAAAAAAGCCGAGCTGGATCAAAAGCTTGCTGCGGAGCGCATTGATGTGACCCTGACCGGGCGTCGATCTGAAACTGGTGCTTTGCATCCGGTAACCCGGACCATTCAGCGTATTGAAGATTACTTTGGTCAGTTAGGCTTTTCTGTTAAAGAAGGGCCTGAAGTGGAAGATGATTTCCACAATTTTGATGCTTTGAATATCCCTGCCCAGCATCCGGCGCGGGCGGATCATGATACTTTTTATTTTACCCCAACCACCATGTTACGCACCCAGACTTCCGGCGTGCAGATACGGACCATGGAAACGGAGCAACCGCCGTTACGTATTATTTCGCCTGGCCGTGTTTATCGTAATGATTACGATCAAACGCACACCCCGATGTTCCATCAGGTCGAGGGTTTGATGGTCGATACCGATGTCAGCTTTACTGAGCTGAAGGGCATACTGCATGATTTCCTGCATCACTTCTTTGAAGAAGATCTGGAAATTCGCTTCCGTCCTTCTTATTTCCCATTCACTGAACCTTCAGCTGAAGTCGACGTGCGTCGCGCGGGTGGCAGTTGGTTGGAAGTATTGGGATGCGGCATGGTGCACCCGAATGTACTGAAATCTGTTGGTATAGACAGCGAAAAATACACAGGTTTTGCCTTTGGCATGGGCGTCGAGCGTTTAACTATGCTGCGCTACGGTGTAAGTGACCTGCGTGCATTTTTTGAAAATGATCTTCGTTTCCTCAAGCAGTTTAAATAA
- the pheT gene encoding phenylalanine--tRNA ligase subunit beta: protein MKFSEQWLREWVSPELTSDELAEQLSMAGLEVDEVAPVAANFEGVVVGEVVECGQHPDADKLQVTKVDAGTGELLDIVCGASNCRLGIKVAVAKVGAVLPGDFKIKKAKLRGMPSHGMLCSGSELGMEDDTDGILVLPLDAPVGKDYREWLGLDDKSLDVDLTPNRADCLGIKGIAREVGVLNNLDVTAPQITAVNPGIQDALEVTLEAPAACPRYLGRVVRGIDVSKPTPLWMKERLRRSGVRSIDAVVDITNYVLLELGHPMHAFDLQSLQGNIVVRMAKPGESLTLLDGQEVSLSEDILVIADEQKALAMAGIFGGENSGVNKDSKDIFLESAFFAPDAIMGRARRFGLHTDASHRYERGVDPELQAQAMERATALLIEICGGEAGPVTEAVSAQHLPKPAQVTLRRERLAKVLGVVVKDAQVTEILQRSGFAVTEQNDGWQVEVPTYRFDITIEEDLIEEVARVYGYNNIPTVAPVAELRMQRTPEANLSIRDIERTLMAQGYQEAITYSFVDPKHQAALFPDQATLTLPHPISIEMSSMRLSLWPGLLNAVGYNQKRQQASVRLFETGLRFTPDEQAENGVRQEAVVAGIIAGSVQGEHWADGEQAVDFYDAKGHVESLLSLTARKQDFRFVSSEHSALHPGQSAAIFLGEQLVGYVGSLHPQFSKTFGVKGRVFVFELTLEALQQRIIPKAGKISRYPSIRRDLAILVDEQVSAGEILVVIDKFGENRLVDLNLFDVYQGENTPAGKKSLALSMTLQDTERTLEEQEVNQFVSDVVELMQQEFDAVLRDG from the coding sequence ATGAAATTCAGTGAACAATGGCTACGTGAGTGGGTCAGCCCTGAGTTAACCAGTGACGAGCTGGCAGAACAATTGAGCATGGCTGGTCTGGAAGTGGACGAAGTGGCGCCGGTAGCAGCCAATTTTGAAGGCGTAGTAGTCGGTGAAGTGGTTGAATGTGGTCAACACCCAGATGCCGATAAATTGCAGGTAACCAAAGTAGATGCCGGCACTGGTGAGTTATTGGATATTGTCTGTGGCGCGTCGAATTGCCGCCTGGGCATTAAAGTAGCAGTGGCGAAAGTAGGCGCGGTGTTGCCTGGCGACTTCAAAATCAAAAAAGCCAAACTACGTGGCATGCCGTCGCACGGTATGTTGTGTTCCGGCTCAGAGCTGGGCATGGAAGATGATACCGATGGCATTCTTGTATTACCTTTGGACGCGCCTGTAGGTAAAGATTATCGCGAATGGCTGGGCCTGGATGATAAAAGCCTGGATGTCGATTTAACACCTAACCGCGCTGATTGCCTGGGAATCAAAGGCATAGCCCGTGAAGTCGGGGTGTTAAATAACCTTGATGTAACTGCACCGCAAATAACCGCTGTGAACCCAGGTATTCAGGATGCGCTGGAAGTTACTTTAGAGGCACCAGCTGCCTGTCCACGTTACCTGGGCCGTGTGGTCCGTGGTATCGATGTCAGCAAACCAACGCCCTTGTGGATGAAAGAACGCCTGCGTCGCAGTGGCGTGCGTTCTATTGACGCTGTTGTAGATATTACCAACTACGTACTGCTGGAACTGGGTCATCCGATGCATGCCTTTGACTTACAGTCGTTGCAGGGCAATATTGTGGTGCGCATGGCCAAACCTGGCGAATCCCTTACGTTGCTGGATGGCCAGGAAGTCAGCTTAAGCGAAGACATCCTGGTGATTGCCGACGAACAAAAAGCACTGGCGATGGCGGGCATTTTTGGTGGTGAAAACAGCGGTGTGAATAAAGACAGCAAGGACATCTTCCTTGAGAGCGCTTTCTTTGCACCTGATGCCATAATGGGCCGAGCACGACGTTTTGGCTTGCATACTGATGCGTCTCATCGTTATGAGCGGGGCGTGGATCCTGAGCTGCAAGCGCAGGCTATGGAACGCGCCACAGCCTTATTGATTGAGATCTGTGGTGGCGAAGCCGGCCCGGTAACCGAAGCCGTCTCAGCACAACACTTACCTAAGCCGGCTCAGGTAACACTGCGCCGTGAACGTTTAGCCAAAGTGCTGGGCGTAGTGGTAAAAGATGCTCAGGTCACTGAAATTCTGCAGCGTTCAGGTTTTGCTGTGACTGAACAAAATGACGGTTGGCAGGTTGAAGTACCTACCTATCGTTTTGATATCACTATTGAAGAAGATTTAATTGAAGAAGTGGCACGGGTGTATGGTTACAACAATATACCTACGGTCGCTCCGGTAGCTGAACTGCGTATGCAACGCACACCTGAAGCGAACCTCAGCATTCGTGATATTGAGCGCACTTTGATGGCCCAGGGCTACCAGGAAGCTATTACTTATAGTTTCGTCGATCCTAAACACCAGGCGGCGTTGTTTCCGGATCAGGCCACCTTAACGCTGCCGCATCCGATTTCTATTGAAATGTCCTCCATGCGTCTGAGTCTGTGGCCAGGCCTTTTGAATGCAGTTGGGTATAACCAGAAGCGTCAACAAGCCAGTGTGCGTTTGTTTGAAACCGGACTGCGCTTTACGCCCGATGAACAGGCTGAAAATGGCGTTCGCCAGGAAGCGGTCGTAGCTGGGATTATAGCGGGTAGCGTACAAGGCGAACACTGGGCGGATGGTGAGCAGGCGGTGGACTTTTATGACGCTAAAGGTCATGTCGAAAGTCTATTGTCTCTGACGGCGCGTAAACAGGATTTCCGTTTTGTCAGCAGCGAGCACTCTGCTTTGCACCCAGGACAAAGCGCAGCCATATTTCTCGGTGAACAGCTAGTTGGTTACGTGGGCTCGCTGCATCCGCAGTTTAGTAAAACCTTTGGTGTGAAAGGCCGGGTGTTTGTATTTGAACTCACGCTTGAGGCTTTGCAGCAGCGTATAATTCCGAAAGCTGGCAAGATATCTCGGTATCCTTCCATACGCAGAGACCTGGCGATTCTGGTTGATGAGCAAGTTTCTGCGGGGGAAATCCTTGTTGTTATTGATAAATTTGGCGAAAACCGCTTGGTTGACCTAAACTTGTTTGACGTATACCAAGGTGAAAATACGCCGGCAGGTAAGAAGAGTCTGGCACTTTCTATGACACTGCAGGATACCGAACGGACACTGGAAGAGCAGGAAGTGAATCAGTTCGTAAGCGACGTTGTAGAATTGATGCAACAGGAATTTGATGCAGTATTACGGGATGGCTAA
- the ihfA gene encoding integration host factor subunit alpha — MALTKAEIAEHLFDKVGISKKEAKELVELFFEEIRDALESGEQVKLSGFGNFELRDKAERPGRNPKTGEDIPISARRVVTFRPGQKLKVRVEDAKAK; from the coding sequence ATGGCACTGACAAAGGCAGAAATTGCAGAACACTTGTTTGATAAAGTGGGTATAAGTAAGAAAGAAGCCAAAGAACTGGTCGAGCTTTTTTTTGAAGAAATACGAGATGCTTTAGAGAGCGGCGAACAGGTTAAGTTGTCGGGATTTGGAAACTTTGAGCTTAGGGACAAAGCTGAACGCCCTGGGCGCAATCCGAAAACTGGCGAAGATATTCCAATTTCTGCCCGTCGGGTAGTCACCTTCCGGCCGGGACAAAAATTAAAGGTTAGGGTGGAAGACGCCAAAGCGAAGTAA
- a CDS encoding ChrR family anti-sigma-E factor, with product MIKSHPSEAMLNSFVSGTLSPALSLIVATHIDMCPRCQHIVSELEQELAEQMLATPANLGSADSQMMLEAIFNSQEPVIEQSSEADNESAGLITLEGKQFHLPRALARQRDRIGPWNKMVGKLWRAPLNLSTEETTNLIYMAEHSGVPEHTHKGMEATLVINGRFNDEFDSYTDGDFILLDGSRQHTPQTSDEDCLTLAVMDQPLHFTSGLSRLLNPFSSIFFR from the coding sequence ATGATTAAATCGCACCCATCAGAAGCCATGCTGAACAGCTTTGTCAGCGGTACCTTAAGCCCGGCACTGAGCCTTATTGTGGCTACCCACATAGACATGTGCCCGCGTTGTCAGCACATAGTATCTGAACTTGAACAGGAACTGGCCGAGCAAATGTTAGCAACGCCGGCCAATCTGGGTTCTGCAGACAGCCAAATGATGCTGGAAGCCATTTTTAACTCGCAGGAACCTGTTATCGAGCAAAGCAGCGAGGCTGATAATGAGTCCGCCGGCTTGATTACCCTGGAAGGCAAGCAGTTTCATTTACCCCGCGCCCTCGCCCGCCAACGGGATCGCATTGGCCCCTGGAATAAAATGGTGGGTAAATTATGGCGTGCGCCGCTTAATCTGAGCACGGAAGAAACCACCAATTTAATTTATATGGCAGAGCACAGTGGTGTTCCTGAACATACCCACAAAGGTATGGAAGCAACGCTGGTTATCAATGGTCGCTTTAATGATGAGTTTGACAGCTATACAGACGGTGACTTTATTTTACTCGACGGTTCACGTCAGCATACACCGCAAACTTCAGATGAAGACTGCCTGACGCTGGCTGTTATGGACCAACCCTTGCATTTCACATCAGGTCTAAGTCGACTGTTAAACCCATTCAGCAGTATCTTTTTCCGCTGA
- a CDS encoding sigma-70 family RNA polymerase sigma factor gives MQLETKKEAPRPVMKTTQSTDVEYLAGLLATVANERSRQAFSELFRHYAPKLLAYGSRQFGNEQNASDLVQETMTNVWHKAHLFKADKGSPTTWIFTIARNIRFDLLRKNKHRRDEISADELWPVLSDPADNSEDEYSLDRSVLMQQIGGYYNQLPDAQRTVIEKIYIEGKSQQEVSDSLGIPLGTVKSRTRLALRKLKELIVE, from the coding sequence ATGCAGTTAGAAACCAAAAAAGAAGCGCCAAGACCCGTTATGAAAACGACTCAGTCTACTGACGTGGAGTACCTTGCTGGCTTGTTAGCTACCGTTGCAAATGAACGTAGTCGTCAAGCATTTAGCGAGCTGTTTCGCCATTACGCACCTAAGTTACTGGCTTATGGCTCCCGTCAATTTGGTAATGAACAAAACGCCTCTGATTTGGTTCAGGAGACGATGACTAACGTATGGCACAAAGCGCATTTGTTTAAAGCTGACAAGGGTTCTCCTACGACCTGGATTTTCACTATTGCGCGTAATATTCGTTTTGACTTGCTGCGCAAAAACAAACACCGTCGCGATGAAATAAGTGCTGATGAACTATGGCCAGTGCTATCTGATCCTGCTGATAATTCAGAAGACGAATATTCACTTGATCGCAGTGTATTGATGCAACAGATTGGTGGTTATTACAACCAGTTACCAGATGCTCAGCGCACGGTTATTGAAAAGATTTATATAGAAGGCAAGTCACAACAGGAAGTTTCTGACTCATTAGGTATACCACTGGGAACCGTTAAATCCCGGACCCGACTGGCCCTGCGTAAGCTGAAAGAGTTGATTGTAGAATGA
- a CDS encoding LON peptidase substrate-binding domain-containing protein, which produces MTPFKETAIALFPLTSHVLPGGRMKLRIFEQRYIRMVKESLAEQKSFGICMLDPKGQTENNSHILPIGTLVNVVDFESLPDGMLGITVAGEQLFEIKSVNSEKDGLHRGQVILKEEWSSSPVSDQDVLLQQRLQEVFEAYPEISQMYPETRFDDEPWICQRWLEILPLEPEKKQELLANQQTQPVKDFIRQLVE; this is translated from the coding sequence ATGACACCATTTAAAGAGACAGCAATAGCTTTATTTCCACTGACCTCCCATGTATTGCCCGGAGGCAGAATGAAATTGCGCATTTTCGAACAACGTTACATTAGAATGGTGAAAGAATCGCTTGCCGAGCAAAAAAGTTTTGGCATTTGCATGTTAGATCCTAAAGGACAAACTGAAAACAACTCTCATATACTCCCCATAGGTACCTTGGTTAATGTAGTGGACTTCGAGTCATTACCCGATGGCATGCTTGGCATTACCGTCGCTGGTGAACAGCTTTTTGAAATTAAATCGGTGAATAGCGAAAAAGACGGCTTGCATCGTGGTCAGGTTATTTTAAAAGAGGAGTGGTCTTCGTCACCCGTTAGTGATCAAGACGTACTGCTGCAGCAACGCCTGCAGGAGGTGTTTGAAGCCTACCCGGAGATTTCTCAGATGTATCCGGAAACGCGCTTTGATGACGAGCCCTGGATATGTCAGCGTTGGCTGGAAATTTTACCTTTGGAACCGGAAAAGAAACAGGAGCTGCTGGCGAACCAGCAGACACAGCCGGTCAAAGATTTTATTCGTCAGCTGGTGGAATGA
- a CDS encoding YbgA family protein: protein MIKVGISSCLLGQKVRFDGGHKRSSFCDDELGRHVHFVPYCPEVGIGLSVPRPTIRLEGEGDTDSPRAVIPKTGQDITVELADFADQRQTQLAELSGYVLCAKSPSCGMERVRVYQPDSNMNSKEGMGIFAARLRQLMPALPLEEDGRLNDPLLRENFILRLYVYNAWQRLPQPLQSADLHQFHASQKFTLLAHNQPVYRRLGRELAQQKRITAEFKTYYIETLMDALSQPASKKNHTNVLQHIQGFFKDQLDSDEKEELASLILEYREGQQPLMVPLTLIKHYLKKHPDDYLLQQSYLSPYPNDLKLRYGL from the coding sequence GTGATAAAAGTTGGAATAAGTTCTTGTTTATTAGGACAAAAAGTTAGATTCGACGGTGGCCATAAGCGTTCGTCATTCTGCGATGATGAATTGGGCCGACATGTACACTTTGTACCTTACTGCCCGGAAGTGGGCATTGGTCTGTCGGTTCCGCGACCTACTATAAGGCTTGAAGGAGAGGGGGACACAGACTCACCGCGGGCGGTTATCCCTAAAACGGGGCAGGATATCACTGTAGAGTTAGCCGACTTTGCGGATCAACGACAAACTCAACTTGCTGAGTTAAGCGGTTATGTACTCTGCGCTAAATCACCAAGTTGCGGTATGGAACGCGTTCGCGTGTATCAGCCCGATAGCAACATGAATAGTAAAGAGGGCATGGGTATTTTTGCTGCCCGATTGCGTCAGCTGATGCCAGCATTACCGCTGGAAGAAGATGGCCGCCTGAACGACCCTTTACTGCGCGAAAACTTTATCTTGCGGCTTTATGTATATAACGCCTGGCAGCGTTTGCCTCAGCCGCTACAATCCGCCGATTTGCACCAATTCCATGCGTCGCAGAAATTCACGCTGCTTGCTCATAACCAACCAGTGTATCGTCGGCTGGGCCGTGAACTTGCGCAACAGAAACGAATAACGGCTGAATTTAAGACTTATTATATTGAAACTCTGATGGACGCGCTGTCGCAGCCTGCTAGCAAGAAAAACCATACGAACGTGCTGCAACACATTCAGGGCTTTTTTAAAGATCAGCTCGACAGTGATGAAAAAGAAGAGCTAGCCAGCCTTATTCTTGAGTACAGAGAGGGACAGCAACCTTTAATGGTGCCACTTACGCTGATTAAACATTATCTGAAAAAGCATCCGGATGATTATTTGCTGCAGCAATCCTATCTTTCGCCCTATCCGAATGACCTTAAATTAAGATACGGGCTTTAA